A genomic segment from Calditrichota bacterium encodes:
- a CDS encoding ECF transporter S component, translated as MGYMLQSSGTSTTTTYPLRISGLAGWGVILGLTAAAVLLPAGAHLSGLPVRWILPMHWPIIIAGLLYGWRGGLLTGGLAPISNHLLTGYPLLQKILPMSVELAIYGVLTGVLIARGWNRFAALALALVAGRMIFLLSIALTGAIDNLAYWSYVSAAMLPGLVAGSLQILLLGAWYGRLSIGSRA; from the coding sequence ATGGGCTATATGCTGCAGAGTTCCGGCACTTCAACTACGACCACCTACCCACTGCGAATCTCCGGACTTGCAGGCTGGGGTGTTATATTAGGTTTAACCGCAGCCGCAGTGCTACTACCGGCAGGTGCGCACTTGTCAGGACTACCAGTGCGCTGGATTCTGCCGATGCACTGGCCAATCATCATAGCCGGCTTGCTATACGGTTGGCGGGGAGGACTTCTGACCGGAGGGCTTGCACCGATTTCTAATCACCTGCTTACCGGCTATCCACTACTGCAGAAGATCCTTCCGATGAGTGTCGAACTCGCTATCTATGGTGTCTTGACCGGTGTATTGATTGCCCGGGGTTGGAATCGGTTTGCAGCGTTGGCATTGGCGCTTGTAGCCGGACGGATGATCTTCCTCTTGTCTATCGCACTCACGGGAGCGATCGATAACCTGGCATATTGGAGTTATGTCTCTGCCGCCATGCTGCCGGGCCTGGTCGCCGGGTCACTTCAGATTCTGTTGCTTGGCGCCTGGTATGGCAGATTGTCTATTGGAAGTAGAGCGTGA